From Psychrobium sp. MM17-31, the proteins below share one genomic window:
- the deoC gene encoding deoxyribose-phosphate aldolase, whose product MTDLERAACYGIQLMDLTTLSDDDTAEKVEALCQKAITDAGNTAAVCIYPQFIQTAKAKLAELNASNVLVATVTNFPHGNGDVQVAVKETQQAVELGADEVDVVFPYRAFLAGNEQVGHDLVAQCKAACGDKALLKVILETGEMKSPELIKKASLIAIDAGADFIKTSTGKVAVNATLEAAEQMLQAISETGGKCGFKAAGGVKSSEDVAAYLSLTESILSSEWITPKHFRFGASSLLNNLLATLNNQAIDTNSVGY is encoded by the coding sequence ATGACCGATTTAGAAAGAGCCGCTTGTTACGGTATTCAGCTGATGGATCTCACGACCTTAAGTGACGATGACACCGCTGAAAAAGTCGAGGCTTTGTGTCAAAAAGCGATTACTGATGCGGGCAATACCGCTGCAGTTTGTATTTATCCGCAGTTTATTCAAACAGCTAAGGCGAAGCTAGCCGAGCTAAATGCTAGCAATGTACTCGTTGCTACCGTGACAAACTTTCCACACGGCAATGGTGACGTGCAAGTTGCAGTTAAAGAGACACAACAAGCCGTTGAGTTAGGGGCCGATGAAGTCGATGTTGTGTTTCCATACCGCGCATTTCTAGCGGGTAACGAGCAAGTCGGTCATGATTTAGTGGCACAATGTAAAGCGGCTTGTGGCGATAAGGCATTGCTGAAAGTCATTCTTGAAACTGGCGAAATGAAATCACCAGAGCTGATTAAGAAGGCTAGTTTAATTGCTATCGATGCTGGTGCTGATTTTATTAAGACATCGACTGGCAAGGTTGCAGTAAATGCTACGCTAGAAGCGGCTGAGCAAATGCTACAAGCAATTAGCGAAACAGGTGGCAAGTGCGGTTTTAAAGCGGCCGGCGGCGTTAAGAGTAGTGAAGATGTAGCTGCGTACTTATCGCTAACTGAATCGATTTTATCGAGTGAGTGGATTACACCAAAACACTTTAGATTTGGTGCCAGTAGCTTGCTCAATAACTTATTGGCGACATTAAATAATCAAGCAATCGACACCAACAGTGTCGGTTACTAA
- a CDS encoding TatD family hydrolase yields MKEEHYFIDTHCHLDFDRIGDLNDVLSQSNAENVRQFVVPSVNADNWQRVLELSKVHTAIYAALGVHPYFLSDDNQLNELGKLATAQRDNIVAIGEIGLDGALDISLETQLSVLKPQLKLAKELALPVICHGHKAYDALLKQLRIYQLPRGGVIHAFAGSLQQATAFIDLGFYIGVGGSITYPRGHKLRSVIEQLPHDRLLLETDSPDMPLHGFQGQVNFPHRIPLIAQILADTLDMSVTQVAYLTSKNAKSLFNLPNADSPQS; encoded by the coding sequence GTGAAAGAAGAACATTACTTCATCGACACCCACTGTCACCTAGACTTCGACCGCATCGGCGATCTCAACGATGTGTTATCACAAAGTAACGCTGAAAATGTGCGTCAGTTTGTTGTGCCTAGTGTCAATGCCGATAATTGGCAACGAGTGTTGGAATTATCAAAAGTGCACACTGCTATTTACGCCGCCTTGGGTGTGCATCCCTATTTCTTAAGTGATGATAATCAGCTTAATGAGCTCGGCAAGCTAGCGACAGCACAGCGAGATAATATAGTCGCTATTGGCGAAATTGGCCTAGATGGTGCGTTAGACATCTCACTTGAAACGCAACTTTCAGTTTTAAAGCCACAACTTAAACTTGCGAAAGAATTAGCGCTTCCGGTGATTTGTCACGGCCACAAAGCCTATGATGCACTGCTCAAGCAATTACGCATCTATCAGTTGCCACGTGGTGGTGTTATTCACGCATTTGCAGGTAGCTTACAGCAGGCGACAGCCTTTATTGATTTGGGTTTTTACATTGGTGTCGGTGGCAGCATTACCTATCCGCGAGGGCATAAACTGCGCAGTGTGATTGAGCAATTACCGCATGATCGCTTGCTACTTGAAACTGATAGTCCTGATATGCCGCTTCATGGCTTTCAAGGGCAAGTTAACTTCCCGCATCGCATTCCACTGATTGCACAGATACTGGCAGACACACTGGATATGTCAGTCACGCAAGTTGCTTATTTGACGAGCAAAAATGCGAAATCTCTCTTTAATCTCCCGAACGCTGATTCGCCTCAAAGCTAG
- the prfC gene encoding peptide chain release factor 3, whose product MSMTPFETSVNKRRTFAIISHPDAGKTTITEKVLLFGQALQKAGTVKGKKSGQHAKSDWMDMEKERGISITTSVMQFPYKDCLINLLDTPGHEDFSEDTYRTLTAVDSCLMVIDAAKGVEARTIKLMEVTRLRTTPIVTFMNKLDRDTRDPLELMDEVEDVLDIACAPITWPIGMGKEFKGIYNLLTDETVLYQTGQGHTIQEVRTIKGLDNPELDEEIGYYAEELRETMELVQGASNPFDLEMFLAGELTPVFFGTAMGNFGVDHMLNAFVDWAPTPVNRVTEQREVEATEEKFSGFVFKIQANMDPKHRDRIAFMRICSGKYEKGMKMKHVRIGKDINVSDALTFMAGDRAHADGATSGDIIGLHNHGTIQIGDTFTQGEMLKYSGIPNFAPELFRRILLKDPLKMKQLQKGLIQLSEEGAVQVFRPLRSNELILGAVGILQFDVVVARLKSEYKVEAIYEPVSVATARWVDCEDPIKLEKFRKKAFDNLALDGGDNLTYIAPTMVNLNLAYERYPEITFRETREN is encoded by the coding sequence ATTTCTATGACGCCTTTTGAAACTTCCGTCAATAAACGACGTACCTTTGCGATCATTTCGCATCCCGATGCCGGTAAAACTACCATCACCGAAAAAGTATTATTATTCGGACAAGCGCTACAAAAAGCGGGTACGGTAAAAGGTAAAAAGTCTGGTCAGCACGCAAAGTCTGACTGGATGGATATGGAAAAAGAGCGTGGTATCTCTATCACGACCTCGGTAATGCAGTTCCCTTACAAAGATTGTCTTATCAACTTACTTGATACACCGGGACATGAAGATTTCTCGGAAGATACTTACCGTACTCTAACGGCGGTAGATTCGTGTTTGATGGTAATAGATGCAGCGAAAGGTGTAGAGGCACGCACCATTAAATTGATGGAAGTAACACGTTTGCGTACGACGCCTATCGTGACTTTCATGAATAAACTTGACCGTGATACACGCGATCCGCTTGAGTTAATGGATGAAGTTGAAGACGTACTTGATATCGCTTGTGCACCTATTACATGGCCGATTGGCATGGGTAAAGAGTTCAAAGGTATTTATAACCTACTAACTGATGAAACCGTGCTATACCAAACTGGTCAGGGGCACACCATTCAAGAAGTTCGTACAATCAAAGGCTTAGATAACCCAGAGCTGGATGAAGAAATCGGTTACTACGCTGAAGAACTGCGTGAAACTATGGAACTAGTGCAAGGCGCATCTAACCCATTTGATTTAGAAATGTTCTTAGCAGGTGAGTTAACACCTGTATTCTTCGGTACTGCGATGGGTAACTTCGGTGTCGATCACATGCTAAATGCTTTCGTTGATTGGGCACCAACTCCAGTAAATCGCGTGACTGAACAACGTGAAGTCGAAGCGACAGAAGAGAAATTCTCAGGCTTCGTATTTAAGATTCAAGCTAACATGGATCCTAAGCACCGTGACCGCATCGCATTCATGCGTATTTGTTCGGGTAAATACGAGAAAGGCATGAAAATGAAGCACGTGCGTATCGGTAAAGACATCAATGTTTCTGACGCATTGACCTTTATGGCGGGAGATCGTGCTCATGCTGATGGCGCGACTTCTGGCGATATTATCGGTTTACATAATCACGGTACTATCCAGATCGGTGATACTTTCACTCAAGGTGAGATGCTGAAATACAGCGGTATTCCAAACTTCGCGCCTGAGCTATTTCGTCGTATTCTGCTTAAAGATCCATTGAAGATGAAGCAGCTGCAAAAAGGTCTAATTCAGCTATCAGAAGAAGGCGCGGTACAGGTATTTAGACCACTGCGTTCAAACGAATTAATCCTAGGTGCGGTCGGTATTCTTCAGTTCGACGTAGTTGTTGCTCGTCTGAAATCAGAATACAAGGTTGAGGCGATTTATGAACCTGTATCTGTTGCAACAGCACGTTGGGTTGATTGTGAAGATCCAATCAAGCTAGAGAAGTTTAGAAAGAAAGCTTTCGATAACTTGGCATTAGATGGCGGTGATAACCTAACTTACATTGCGCCAACAATGGTGAACTTGAATTTAGCTTACGAGCGTTATCCTGAGATTACGTTTAGAGAGACAAGAGAAAATTAG
- a CDS encoding SCP2 sterol-binding domain-containing protein, with translation MSSVAEYKEILASKFDANAAAGLDEVFQFDLEGELFHLIVKDGEYAIEAGEHDDPSVTLQLASDTLKGLLDGSVNGMTAFMMGKVKAIGNMMLATKLTQLFPA, from the coding sequence ATGTCGAGCGTAGCAGAATATAAAGAAATCCTAGCTAGTAAATTTGATGCCAATGCAGCGGCTGGTTTAGATGAAGTGTTTCAATTTGATTTAGAAGGCGAACTGTTTCACCTAATCGTTAAAGATGGCGAGTACGCTATCGAAGCCGGTGAGCACGATGATCCATCAGTTACCCTACAACTGGCTAGCGATACATTAAAAGGCCTGCTGGATGGTAGCGTTAACGGTATGACTGCTTTTATGATGGGTAAAGTAAAAGCCATTGGTAATATGATGCTAGCCACTAAGCTAACGCAGTTATTCCCAGCTTAA
- the rimI gene encoding ribosomal protein S18-alanine N-acetyltransferase, with the protein MTISFLPFTRDDVDAIYQIETAAQSHPMSLSVMHSCLGKRYFNAAIYVDDCLAGFYIGDIVVDESSLIEICISPKFQGQGLGRQLLDHYLGQAKERGAMSCWLEVRESNVAAHQLYQSMAFNEVDRRINYYPTANGKEDAIIMSYIHF; encoded by the coding sequence ATGACTATCAGTTTTCTTCCTTTTACTAGAGATGATGTGGATGCTATCTATCAAATAGAAACTGCCGCACAGTCACATCCAATGTCACTTTCTGTAATGCATTCTTGTTTGGGAAAACGCTATTTCAATGCTGCTATCTATGTTGATGACTGCCTCGCAGGTTTTTACATCGGCGATATTGTAGTGGATGAGTCATCACTTATCGAAATCTGTATTTCTCCTAAATTTCAGGGACAAGGCCTGGGTCGACAATTACTCGACCACTATTTGGGCCAAGCGAAAGAGCGCGGCGCGATGAGTTGTTGGTTGGAGGTACGAGAGTCGAATGTTGCTGCTCATCAACTCTATCAATCGATGGCATTTAATGAAGTCGATCGCCGTATTAATTATTATCCGACGGCTAATGGTAAGGAAGATGCCATTATCATGAGTTATATCCATTTCTAG
- a CDS encoding class I SAM-dependent methyltransferase, producing the protein MNTRQAHWQQVYSTKDTQQLSWFQQSAAQSLAYIMQSELDKSEAIIDIGGGASVLVDELLALDYSNVSVLDISSQALEVAKSRLAKQAERVDWLAIDLLNAEFNTGQFSIWHDRAVFHFLTSENDKASYRQQLNNALKVGGYAIIATFDIGGPTKCSGIDIVQYSWQTLADFVGDSFELVAHCNESHITPFDITQQFTYCLFRKVA; encoded by the coding sequence ATGAATACACGACAAGCTCACTGGCAGCAAGTTTACAGCACCAAAGATACCCAGCAATTGAGCTGGTTTCAGCAAAGCGCAGCGCAGTCATTAGCGTATATAATGCAGAGCGAGTTAGATAAATCTGAGGCTATTATCGATATTGGGGGCGGGGCGTCAGTCTTGGTAGATGAGCTATTAGCCCTAGATTACAGCAATGTTAGCGTATTAGATATTTCATCGCAGGCTCTTGAAGTTGCTAAATCACGCCTTGCTAAGCAAGCTGAAAGGGTAGACTGGTTAGCGATAGACTTATTGAACGCTGAATTTAATACCGGACAATTTAGCATATGGCACGATCGCGCGGTATTTCATTTTTTGACGAGTGAGAACGATAAGGCCTCCTATCGACAACAGCTTAATAATGCCCTTAAAGTGGGTGGATATGCGATTATTGCTACTTTCGATATCGGTGGGCCAACTAAGTGCAGTGGTATCGATATTGTACAATACAGTTGGCAGACGCTAGCAGACTTCGTTGGTGATAGTTTCGAACTAGTAGCACATTGTAATGAAAGCCACATTACGCCTTTCGATATAACGCAGCAATTTACCTACTGCTTGTTTCGAAAAGTCGCTTGA
- the fusA gene encoding elongation factor G: MADLSKYRNIGIFAHVDAGKTTTTERILKLTGQIHKTGEVHDGESTTDFMDQEAERGITIQSAAVSCFWNDHRLNVIDTPGHVDFTVEVYRSLKVLDGGVGVFCGSGGVEPQSETNWRYANESEVARIIFVNKLDRLGADFYRVVKQTQDVLAANPLVMVLPIGTEDQFVGVVDLLTRKAYVWDDSGLPENYEIQDVPADMVDDVEEWREKLIESAVEQDDDLMEAYMEGEEPSMEDIKRCIRKGTRTMDFFPTYCGSAFKNKGVQLVLDAVVDYLPSPTEVDPQPLTDEEGEPTGEVATVATDEPLRALAFKIMDDRFGALTFIRIYSGVMRKGDTILNSATGKTERIGRMVEMQADERNELTEAQAGDIIAVVGMKNVQTGHTLCDAKVPCILEAMVFPEPVISISVKPKDKGSTEKMGIAIGKMVAEDPSFRVETDEDSGETILSGMGELHLDIKVDILKRTYGVELEVGQPQVAYRETITAEVEDSYTHKKQSGGSGQFGKIDYRIKPGEVGSGFTFSSTVVGGNVPKEFFPAIEKGFKGMMDEGTLAGFPVLDVEVELYDGAFHAVDSSAVAFEIAAKGAFRQSIPKAAPQLIEPIMKVDVFTPDDHVGDVIGDLNRRRGMIKDQMAGVTGVRIKGDVPLSEMFGYIGSLRTMTSGRGQFSMEFSHYNPCPQNVAEKVIEEVKAAKK; the protein is encoded by the coding sequence ATGGCAGATTTATCAAAATACAGAAATATTGGTATCTTCGCTCACGTTGATGCTGGTAAAACAACTACCACAGAACGTATCTTGAAGCTTACTGGTCAAATCCACAAAACTGGTGAAGTACATGACGGTGAGTCAACTACTGACTTCATGGATCAGGAAGCTGAGCGTGGTATTACTATCCAATCTGCAGCGGTAAGTTGTTTCTGGAACGACCACCGTTTAAACGTTATCGATACTCCTGGACACGTTGACTTCACAGTTGAAGTATACCGTTCTCTAAAAGTACTGGACGGTGGTGTTGGTGTATTCTGTGGTTCTGGTGGTGTTGAGCCTCAATCAGAAACTAACTGGCGTTACGCGAACGAATCTGAAGTTGCTCGTATCATTTTCGTTAACAAACTAGACCGTTTAGGTGCTGACTTCTACCGTGTTGTTAAGCAAACTCAAGACGTACTAGCTGCAAACCCATTAGTAATGGTTCTACCAATCGGTACTGAAGATCAGTTCGTTGGTGTTGTAGATCTACTAACTCGTAAAGCATACGTATGGGATGACTCAGGTCTTCCAGAAAACTACGAAATCCAAGACGTTCCAGCTGACATGGTTGACGACGTTGAAGAGTGGCGTGAAAAATTAATCGAGTCTGCTGTTGAGCAAGACGACGATCTAATGGAAGCGTACATGGAAGGTGAAGAGCCTTCAATGGAAGACATCAAGCGTTGTATCCGTAAAGGTACTCGTACAATGGACTTCTTCCCAACTTACTGTGGTTCTGCATTCAAAAACAAAGGTGTTCAATTAGTACTTGACGCTGTTGTTGATTACCTACCAAGCCCAACAGAAGTTGATCCACAGCCACTAACTGACGAAGAAGGTGAGCCTACTGGTGAAGTAGCAACTGTTGCTACTGACGAGCCATTACGTGCGTTAGCATTCAAAATCATGGATGACCGTTTCGGTGCCTTAACCTTCATCCGTATTTACTCAGGTGTAATGCGTAAGGGTGACACTATCCTTAACTCTGCAACTGGTAAGACTGAGCGTATCGGCCGTATGGTTGAGATGCAAGCTGACGAGCGTAACGAGTTAACTGAAGCGCAAGCCGGTGACATCATTGCTGTTGTTGGTATGAAGAACGTTCAAACTGGTCACACTCTATGTGATGCTAAAGTACCTTGTATTCTTGAAGCAATGGTATTCCCTGAGCCAGTAATCTCTATCTCTGTTAAGCCAAAAGATAAAGGTTCAACTGAGAAAATGGGTATCGCTATCGGTAAGATGGTTGCAGAAGATCCATCATTCCGCGTTGAAACTGACGAAGATTCAGGTGAGACTATCCTTTCAGGTATGGGTGAACTTCACTTAGACATCAAAGTTGACATCCTTAAGCGTACTTACGGCGTAGAGCTAGAAGTAGGTCAACCACAAGTAGCTTACCGTGAAACTATCACAGCTGAAGTTGAAGATAGCTACACGCATAAGAAACAATCTGGTGGTTCTGGTCAGTTCGGTAAGATCGATTACCGCATCAAGCCAGGCGAAGTTGGTTCAGGCTTCACTTTCTCATCTACCGTTGTTGGTGGTAACGTACCTAAAGAATTCTTCCCTGCAATCGAGAAAGGTTTCAAGGGTATGATGGACGAAGGTACTCTAGCTGGCTTCCCAGTATTAGACGTTGAAGTTGAACTTTACGATGGGGCTTTCCACGCAGTTGACTCATCAGCTGTTGCGTTCGAAATCGCTGCTAAAGGTGCATTCCGTCAATCGATTCCAAAAGCTGCTCCACAGCTAATCGAGCCAATCATGAAAGTTGACGTATTCACGCCAGACGATCACGTTGGTGACGTAATCGGTGACCTTAACCGTCGTCGTGGTATGATCAAAGATCAAATGGCTGGCGTAACTGGCGTTCGCATCAAAGGTGACGTACCTCTATCAGAAATGTTCGGTTACATCGGTTCACTACGTACAATGACTTCAGGTCGTGGTCAGTTCTCTATGGAGTTCTCACACTACAACCCATGTCCACAAAACGTAGCTGAAAAAGTTATCGAAGAAGTTAAAGCTGCTAAAAAATAA
- the dusC gene encoding tRNA dihydrouridine(16) synthase DusC: MKLVLAPLEGVIDHLVRHLLTEIGGFDLCITEFMRVSDTFMPERSFYKLCPELHNGGLTPAGVPIRMQLLGQHPQLMADHANRAIELGSHGIDLNLGCPSKIVNSNKGGAVLLKEPETIYHLVKAMREGIAPEHIFSVKIRLGWDDANAVHEISDAIISAGANELTIHARTKVDGYKSDAIKWEAIAPIAAKGEISLTANGEIWSQQDALECQCMTGCENLMLGRGALALPNLAAVIKGQQAPMSYAQLLELLSRYTTFEVEGDKGLYYPNRIKQWLTYLRQQYPEAKELFGQIRTLNKTPQIVDILARERDRYSVHINS, encoded by the coding sequence ATGAAGTTAGTATTAGCACCCCTTGAAGGGGTTATCGATCATTTGGTTAGGCATTTACTCACCGAAATTGGTGGGTTTGATCTGTGTATCACCGAATTTATGCGAGTGTCTGACACCTTTATGCCTGAGCGTAGCTTTTATAAGTTGTGCCCAGAACTGCATAATGGTGGCTTGACACCTGCAGGTGTGCCTATTCGGATGCAACTGCTGGGGCAACATCCACAGTTGATGGCGGATCACGCTAACCGCGCCATTGAGCTTGGTAGCCATGGCATTGATTTGAATCTTGGCTGCCCTAGTAAAATTGTTAATTCTAACAAAGGTGGTGCGGTACTGCTCAAAGAGCCAGAAACTATCTATCACCTTGTTAAGGCAATGCGTGAGGGTATTGCACCTGAGCATATCTTCTCCGTAAAAATTCGTCTTGGTTGGGATGACGCTAATGCCGTCCATGAAATTAGTGATGCGATAATTAGTGCAGGGGCAAATGAGCTAACCATTCACGCTCGTACCAAGGTCGACGGTTATAAAAGTGATGCGATTAAGTGGGAAGCGATAGCGCCAATTGCGGCTAAAGGTGAAATTAGTCTAACTGCTAATGGTGAGATTTGGAGTCAGCAAGATGCGCTTGAATGCCAGTGTATGACAGGCTGTGAGAATCTAATGCTTGGTCGCGGCGCACTAGCATTGCCCAATTTAGCGGCGGTGATAAAAGGACAACAAGCACCTATGAGCTACGCCCAGCTGTTAGAGCTGCTTAGTCGTTACACCACTTTTGAGGTGGAGGGCGATAAAGGACTTTACTATCCCAATCGCATCAAACAGTGGCTGACTTACTTACGCCAGCAATACCCCGAAGCGAAAGAGCTCTTTGGTCAGATACGCACGTTAAACAAAACGCCGCAAATTGTTGATATCTTGGCAAGAGAACGCGACCGTTATAGCGTGCATATCAATTCTTAG
- a CDS encoding DUF885 domain-containing protein, with protein sequence MKPLLLCGALALVGCDNSYQVAQQNIAVEMPNKVADENQNFARLAKDYFEQHIALNPIYALYIGDYSHNGEFVNDLTDDYLKQRHDLTTKTLAFLNGLSIEKLSLENQISYQILKGNLQNELQGNAFPSHFLPFSQFDSLMSTMAQLGSGQSAQPFKTAQDYRDFAQRLRGYITWFDSAKQRLAEGVNNKVVLPRVLVKRLLGQLEAQVVKQSQDSIFYQPIIEIGDDIPQSEANAIRKTYESLIADELIPAYQGLIDFINEDYLPHTRATDGYGSLPNGLPWYQYLANTHTTTTMDVAQIHELGLIEVKRILKEMNGIREKVGFDGDLKAFFEHLSNSPQYYFSEKQDLIDGYQEFKKRIDKVLPQYFGVMPKSPYIVKAVEAFREQSAAGASYMPGSPDGTRPGVFYINTYNLKAQPKWGMMTLSLHEAAPGHHFQISLSQELEGVPDFQKFGGQTAFIEGWALYSEYLGIEMGLFEDPYQYFGKLADEMLRAMRLVVDTGLHAKGWSREQAIAYMLANSTMAESDVIAEVERYMALPGQALSYKIGQLKIIELRKRAQDKLGNKFDIKEFHNQVLLDGALPLAVLESKIDRWIATKLAK encoded by the coding sequence ATGAAACCGTTATTACTGTGTGGTGCCTTAGCGTTGGTAGGTTGTGACAACAGTTATCAAGTAGCGCAGCAGAATATAGCGGTGGAAATGCCAAATAAAGTGGCGGATGAGAATCAAAACTTTGCGCGGTTAGCAAAAGATTACTTTGAGCAGCATATCGCACTGAATCCAATCTATGCTCTTTATATTGGTGATTATTCGCATAATGGTGAGTTTGTGAATGATTTAACAGATGACTATTTAAAGCAGCGTCATGATTTAACCACTAAAACACTAGCTTTTTTAAATGGTTTATCTATTGAAAAGCTATCGCTAGAAAATCAAATAAGCTATCAAATTCTCAAGGGAAATTTACAAAACGAATTACAAGGTAATGCGTTCCCGAGTCACTTCTTACCTTTTTCACAGTTCGATTCGTTGATGAGCACTATGGCTCAACTCGGTTCTGGGCAGAGCGCTCAGCCGTTCAAAACGGCGCAGGATTATCGAGATTTTGCCCAGCGATTACGTGGTTACATCACATGGTTTGATTCCGCGAAACAGCGTTTAGCTGAAGGCGTTAACAATAAAGTTGTCCTGCCGCGAGTGCTCGTTAAGCGTCTCTTAGGGCAATTAGAAGCCCAAGTTGTCAAACAATCGCAAGACAGTATTTTCTATCAGCCAATTATAGAGATTGGTGATGACATCCCTCAATCAGAAGCTAATGCCATTCGTAAAACCTATGAATCTTTGATCGCAGATGAACTGATACCAGCCTATCAAGGATTAATCGATTTTATAAATGAAGATTATTTACCTCATACACGCGCAACAGATGGCTATGGCTCACTGCCTAACGGGTTACCGTGGTATCAATATCTAGCGAACACTCATACTACAACAACGATGGATGTTGCACAAATTCATGAGTTAGGGCTTATAGAAGTCAAGCGCATCTTAAAAGAGATGAATGGCATTCGCGAAAAAGTAGGTTTTGATGGCGACCTCAAAGCATTTTTTGAGCATTTAAGTAACTCACCACAATATTACTTTAGTGAAAAACAAGATTTAATAGACGGTTATCAAGAATTTAAAAAACGTATCGACAAGGTGCTACCACAATATTTCGGCGTAATGCCTAAATCACCTTACATCGTTAAGGCGGTGGAAGCGTTTCGAGAACAGAGTGCCGCAGGTGCTTCGTATATGCCGGGAAGTCCTGATGGTACTCGCCCTGGAGTATTTTATATCAATACCTATAACCTTAAAGCTCAGCCGAAATGGGGCATGATGACTTTATCGTTACACGAAGCGGCACCGGGTCACCATTTTCAGATCTCATTATCGCAAGAGCTTGAAGGTGTACCTGATTTTCAAAAGTTTGGTGGGCAAACTGCATTTATTGAAGGTTGGGCGCTATACAGTGAATATTTAGGTATTGAAATGGGGTTATTTGAAGATCCTTATCAATACTTTGGCAAGCTTGCGGACGAAATGCTTCGTGCCATGCGCTTGGTAGTCGATACAGGATTGCACGCAAAAGGTTGGAGTCGTGAGCAGGCCATTGCTTACATGCTTGCAAATTCTACTATGGCTGAGTCAGATGTGATTGCCGAAGTAGAACGCTATATGGCACTTCCGGGACAGGCACTGTCATACAAAATTGGTCAGTTAAAAATTATCGAACTGCGTAAGCGCGCTCAAGACAAACTTGGCAATAAGTTTGATATTAAAGAATTCCACAACCAAGTATTACTCGACGGTGCATTACCTCTTGCGGTACTGGAGTCTAAAATCGATCGATGGATAGCGACTAAATTAGCTAAATAG
- a CDS encoding energy transducer TonB, producing the protein MIRALVAVILGAVVTFALFAFMSFLVSLGGERLDKGEKTPPLVINPDREDSKTTQKTRFKPKPPPPPDAPPPPAPAEPDTNDSSAGMQFDIGGVDVGGVSSTMDGPGVGGMQDGEATPIVRIDPRYPIKAARDGKEGYVVLSFTINEIGGVDDVKVIEAKPKRLFDKEARRALKRWKYKPKLVDGKPQKVPNQTVRLDFTLDKQR; encoded by the coding sequence ATGATAAGAGCATTGGTAGCCGTAATTCTTGGTGCCGTTGTCACTTTCGCATTATTTGCCTTTATGTCATTTTTGGTTAGCCTTGGTGGCGAACGTCTGGATAAAGGTGAAAAAACGCCACCTTTAGTAATCAATCCTGATAGGGAAGATTCGAAGACAACGCAAAAAACGCGCTTCAAACCGAAGCCGCCACCACCACCAGATGCACCGCCACCGCCAGCCCCGGCTGAGCCTGATACTAACGATAGTAGTGCAGGCATGCAGTTCGATATTGGTGGGGTTGATGTAGGTGGTGTTAGCAGCACGATGGACGGTCCTGGTGTCGGTGGTATGCAAGATGGTGAAGCAACACCTATTGTACGAATCGACCCTAGATACCCAATCAAAGCGGCTCGTGATGGTAAAGAAGGTTATGTTGTGCTTAGCTTTACAATCAATGAGATTGGTGGTGTAGATGACGTAAAAGTTATCGAAGCTAAACCAAAGCGATTGTTTGATAAAGAAGCCAGACGTGCATTGAAACGTTGGAAGTACAAGCCGAAGTTGGTTGATGGCAAACCACAGAAAGTACCTAATCAGACTGTACGATTAGACTTTACACTTGATAAGCAGAGGTAA
- a CDS encoding biopolymer transporter ExbD, with amino-acid sequence MARRRFHEEDEAEVDMTPMLDIVFIMLIFFIVTTSFVKEAGFDVNKPQAAQATKKPSANIFIAVDKAGRIHMEKRVVDIKRVRANVERMLAESPEAAVMIMADVDAKHGIVVKVMDQVKAAGIDKIMVNAEGE; translated from the coding sequence ATGGCACGTAGACGTTTTCATGAAGAAGATGAAGCTGAAGTAGACATGACGCCGATGCTTGACATCGTATTCATCATGTTGATCTTCTTCATCGTAACAACTTCATTCGTTAAAGAAGCCGGCTTTGATGTTAATAAGCCACAAGCGGCACAGGCTACTAAAAAGCCATCAGCAAATATCTTCATCGCTGTTGATAAAGCTGGCCGAATCCATATGGAAAAACGTGTTGTTGATATCAAACGCGTTCGTGCGAACGTAGAGCGTATGCTCGCTGAGTCGCCGGAAGCAGCTGTGATGATCATGGCAGATGTTGACGCTAAGCACGGTATTGTTGTTAAGGTCATGGACCAAGTTAAAGCAGCGGGTATCGATAAGATAATGGTTAACGCTGAAGGAGAGTAA